A single genomic interval of Syngnathoides biaculeatus isolate LvHL_M chromosome 1, ASM1980259v1, whole genome shotgun sequence harbors:
- the LOC133499476 gene encoding myocyte-specific enhancer factor 2D homolog isoform X4, whose product MGRKKIQIQRITDERNKQVTFTKRKFGLMKKAYELSVLCDCEIALIIFNHANKLFQYASTDMDKVLLKYTEYNEPHESRTNADIIETLRKKGFNGCDSPEPDGEDSIDQSPLNDDKFRKTTEDLDVLFKRYGQSTAPPQTFSMPVTVQATNPSPLQFSNPGNALVTTSYVTAASLADTHLLSPQQLAPPRNTVSPGLPQRPASAGALLGGDLNNSNGGCPSPVPNGYASARASPGLLTVSNGNNLGKVAPAKSPPPPPASPQMVSSRKPDLRVITSQGGKSLMQMTEDELELVNENAQRLAVGAQVAQTLTTPVVSVATPSLLAQGLPFSAMPTAYNTEYQLTSADITALHALASPGGLLPTSVATWQPQQQPVVSQQPQQQTQQQQQLNLASLSNLVPAAHIPQGAMLTVNTSSGVSIKSEPVSPGRDRSTPCPPPAPPPPPPSSGATLTAPPQYPGSLLCLEPPTGRSPADSVSSNASSFEGSDREDTGGSGGPNGANAAAGSGGPGRADFSPSPEQEGGTIKRMRLDAWVT is encoded by the exons ATGGGTAGGAAAAAGATTCAGATTCAGCGGATCACAGACGAAAGAAACAAGCAG GTGACCTTCACCAAGCGCAAGTTCGGCCTGATGAAGAAGGCGTACGAACTGAGCGTGCTGTGCGACTGCGAGATCGCCCTGATCATCTTCAACCACGCCAACAAGCTCTTCCAGTACGCCAGCACCGACATGGACAAGGTGCTTCTCAAATACACGGAGTACAACGAGCCCCACGAGAGCCGCACCAATGCCGACATCATTGAG ACTTTGCGAAAGAAAGGCTTCAACGGTTGCGACAGTCCGGAGCCCGACGGCGAAGACTCCATCGATCAGAGCCCCCTGAATGACGACAAGTTCCGGAAGACCACCGAGGACCTGGACGTTCTCTTCAAGCGCTACGGA CAGTCGACGGCGCCACCGCAGACCTTCTCCATGCCCGTCACCGTGCAGGCGACCAATCCCAGCCCGCTGCAGTTCAGCAACCCTGGCAATGCGCTGGTAACTACCTCCTATGTGACGGCGGCCTCGCTCGCCGACACCCACCTCCTGTCGCCACAGCAACTGGCTCCTCCGAGGAACACCGTGTCTCCCGGGTTGCCACAGCGACCGGCGAGTGCAG GCGCTCTTCTGGGAGGCGACCTGAATAATTCAAACGGAGGATGTCCGAGTCCAGTCC CTAACGGCTACGCCAGCGCCAGGGCCTCGCCGGGCCTCCTCACCGTCTCCAACGGCAACAACCTGGGCAAAGTGGCCCCGGCCaagtcgccgccgccgccccccgcCAGCCCCCAGATGGTTAGCAGCCGCAAGCCGGACCTCCGGGTCATCACCTCTCAGGGCGGGAAGAGCCTCATGCAGATG ACAGAGGATGAGCTGGAGTTGGTAAACGAG AACGCCCAGCGGCTGGCAGTCGGTGCCCAGGTGGCTCAGACTCTCACCACACCCGTGGTGTCTGTGGCCACGCCCAGTCTTCTGGCGCAGGGGCTGCCCTTCTCCGCCATGCCGACGGCGTACAACACAG AGTACCAGCTGACGAGCGCAGACATCACCGCGCTCCATGCCCTGGCGTCTCCCGGCGGCTTGCTGCCCACCAGCGTGGCGACGTGGCAGCCGCAGCAGCAGCCCGTCGTCTCGCAGCAACCGCAGCAGCAGacgcaacagcagcagcagctcaatCTGGCCTCGCTCAGCAATTTGGT GCCCGCGGCGCACATACCTCAAGGCGCCATGTTGACGGTCAACACCAGCAGCGGCGTCAGCATCAAGTCGGAGCCGGTGTCGCCGGGCCGGGACCGCAGCACCCCTTGCCCTCCGCcggccccgccgccgccgccgccgtcctccgGGGCCACCCTGACGGCGCCGCCGCAGTACCCGGGATCGCTTCTGTGCCTGGAGCCGCCCACGGGACGCTCGCCCGCCGACAGCGTCAGCAGCAACGCCAGCTCCTTCGAAGGCAGCGACCGCGAGGACACGGGCGGCAGCGGCGGGCCCAACGGCGCCAACGCGGCCGCGGGGAGCGGCGGGCCGGGCCGCGCTGACTTCAGCCCCTCGCCGGAGCAGGAAGGCGGCACCATCAAGAGAATGAGA
- the LOC133499476 gene encoding myocyte-specific enhancer factor 2D homolog isoform X5 — translation MGRKKIQIQRITDERNKQVTFTKRKFGLMKKAYELSVLCDCEIALIIFNHANKLFQYASTDMDKVLLKYTEYNEPHESRTNADIIETLRKKGFNGCDSPEPDGEDSIDQSPLNDDKFRKTTEDLDVLFKRYGQSTAPPQTFSMPVTVQATNPSPLQFSNPGNALVTTSYVTAASLADTHLLSPQQLAPPRNTVSPGLPQRPASAGALLGGDLNNSNGGCPSPVPNGYASARASPGLLTVSNGNNLGKVAPAKSPPPPPASPQMVSSRKPDLRVITSQGGKSLMQMNAQRLAVGAQVAQTLTTPVVSVATPSLLAQGLPFSAMPTAYNTEYQLTSADITALHALASPGGLLPTSVATWQPQQQPVVSQQPQQQTQQQQQLNLASLSNLVPAAHIPQGAMLTVNTSSGVSIKSEPVSPGRDRSTPCPPPAPPPPPPSSGATLTAPPQYPGSLLCLEPPTGRSPADSVSSNASSFEGSDREDTGGSGGPNGANAAAGSGGPGRADFSPSPEQEGGTIKRMRLDAWVT, via the exons ATGGGTAGGAAAAAGATTCAGATTCAGCGGATCACAGACGAAAGAAACAAGCAG GTGACCTTCACCAAGCGCAAGTTCGGCCTGATGAAGAAGGCGTACGAACTGAGCGTGCTGTGCGACTGCGAGATCGCCCTGATCATCTTCAACCACGCCAACAAGCTCTTCCAGTACGCCAGCACCGACATGGACAAGGTGCTTCTCAAATACACGGAGTACAACGAGCCCCACGAGAGCCGCACCAATGCCGACATCATTGAG ACTTTGCGAAAGAAAGGCTTCAACGGTTGCGACAGTCCGGAGCCCGACGGCGAAGACTCCATCGATCAGAGCCCCCTGAATGACGACAAGTTCCGGAAGACCACCGAGGACCTGGACGTTCTCTTCAAGCGCTACGGA CAGTCGACGGCGCCACCGCAGACCTTCTCCATGCCCGTCACCGTGCAGGCGACCAATCCCAGCCCGCTGCAGTTCAGCAACCCTGGCAATGCGCTGGTAACTACCTCCTATGTGACGGCGGCCTCGCTCGCCGACACCCACCTCCTGTCGCCACAGCAACTGGCTCCTCCGAGGAACACCGTGTCTCCCGGGTTGCCACAGCGACCGGCGAGTGCAG GCGCTCTTCTGGGAGGCGACCTGAATAATTCAAACGGAGGATGTCCGAGTCCAGTCC CTAACGGCTACGCCAGCGCCAGGGCCTCGCCGGGCCTCCTCACCGTCTCCAACGGCAACAACCTGGGCAAAGTGGCCCCGGCCaagtcgccgccgccgccccccgcCAGCCCCCAGATGGTTAGCAGCCGCAAGCCGGACCTCCGGGTCATCACCTCTCAGGGCGGGAAGAGCCTCATGCAGATG AACGCCCAGCGGCTGGCAGTCGGTGCCCAGGTGGCTCAGACTCTCACCACACCCGTGGTGTCTGTGGCCACGCCCAGTCTTCTGGCGCAGGGGCTGCCCTTCTCCGCCATGCCGACGGCGTACAACACAG AGTACCAGCTGACGAGCGCAGACATCACCGCGCTCCATGCCCTGGCGTCTCCCGGCGGCTTGCTGCCCACCAGCGTGGCGACGTGGCAGCCGCAGCAGCAGCCCGTCGTCTCGCAGCAACCGCAGCAGCAGacgcaacagcagcagcagctcaatCTGGCCTCGCTCAGCAATTTGGT GCCCGCGGCGCACATACCTCAAGGCGCCATGTTGACGGTCAACACCAGCAGCGGCGTCAGCATCAAGTCGGAGCCGGTGTCGCCGGGCCGGGACCGCAGCACCCCTTGCCCTCCGCcggccccgccgccgccgccgccgtcctccgGGGCCACCCTGACGGCGCCGCCGCAGTACCCGGGATCGCTTCTGTGCCTGGAGCCGCCCACGGGACGCTCGCCCGCCGACAGCGTCAGCAGCAACGCCAGCTCCTTCGAAGGCAGCGACCGCGAGGACACGGGCGGCAGCGGCGGGCCCAACGGCGCCAACGCGGCCGCGGGGAGCGGCGGGCCGGGCCGCGCTGACTTCAGCCCCTCGCCGGAGCAGGAAGGCGGCACCATCAAGAGAATGAGA
- the LOC133499476 gene encoding myocyte-specific enhancer factor 2D homolog isoform X3 — protein sequence MGRKKIQIQRITDERNKQVTFTKRKFGLMKKAYELSVLCDCEIALIIFNHANKLFQYASTDMDKVLLKYTEYNEPHESRTNADIIETLRKKGFNGCDSPEPDGEDSIDQSPLNDDKFRKTTEDLDVLFKRYGQSTAPPQTFSMPVTVQATNPSPLQFSNPGNALVTTSYVTAASLADTHLLSPQQLAPPRNTVSPGLPQRPASAGALLGGDLNNSNGGCPSPVPNGYASARASPGLLTVSNGNNLGKVAPAKSPPPPPASPQMVSSRKPDLRVITSQGGKSLMQMTEDELELVNENAQRLAVGAQVAQTLTTPVVSVATPSLLAQGLPFSAMPTAYNTEYQLTSADITALHALASPGGLLPTSVATWQPQQQPVVSQQPQQQTQQQQQLNLASLSNLVMWGVDKQSSELSGQVSSLAANLRPAAHIPQGAMLTVNTSSGVSIKSEPVSPGRDRSTPCPPPAPPPPPPSSGATLTAPPQYPGSLLCLEPPTGRSPADSVSSNASSFEGSDREDTGGSGGPNGANAAAGSGGPGRADFSPSPEQEGGTIKRMRLDAWVT from the exons ATGGGTAGGAAAAAGATTCAGATTCAGCGGATCACAGACGAAAGAAACAAGCAG GTGACCTTCACCAAGCGCAAGTTCGGCCTGATGAAGAAGGCGTACGAACTGAGCGTGCTGTGCGACTGCGAGATCGCCCTGATCATCTTCAACCACGCCAACAAGCTCTTCCAGTACGCCAGCACCGACATGGACAAGGTGCTTCTCAAATACACGGAGTACAACGAGCCCCACGAGAGCCGCACCAATGCCGACATCATTGAG ACTTTGCGAAAGAAAGGCTTCAACGGTTGCGACAGTCCGGAGCCCGACGGCGAAGACTCCATCGATCAGAGCCCCCTGAATGACGACAAGTTCCGGAAGACCACCGAGGACCTGGACGTTCTCTTCAAGCGCTACGGA CAGTCGACGGCGCCACCGCAGACCTTCTCCATGCCCGTCACCGTGCAGGCGACCAATCCCAGCCCGCTGCAGTTCAGCAACCCTGGCAATGCGCTGGTAACTACCTCCTATGTGACGGCGGCCTCGCTCGCCGACACCCACCTCCTGTCGCCACAGCAACTGGCTCCTCCGAGGAACACCGTGTCTCCCGGGTTGCCACAGCGACCGGCGAGTGCAG GCGCTCTTCTGGGAGGCGACCTGAATAATTCAAACGGAGGATGTCCGAGTCCAGTCC CTAACGGCTACGCCAGCGCCAGGGCCTCGCCGGGCCTCCTCACCGTCTCCAACGGCAACAACCTGGGCAAAGTGGCCCCGGCCaagtcgccgccgccgccccccgcCAGCCCCCAGATGGTTAGCAGCCGCAAGCCGGACCTCCGGGTCATCACCTCTCAGGGCGGGAAGAGCCTCATGCAGATG ACAGAGGATGAGCTGGAGTTGGTAAACGAG AACGCCCAGCGGCTGGCAGTCGGTGCCCAGGTGGCTCAGACTCTCACCACACCCGTGGTGTCTGTGGCCACGCCCAGTCTTCTGGCGCAGGGGCTGCCCTTCTCCGCCATGCCGACGGCGTACAACACAG AGTACCAGCTGACGAGCGCAGACATCACCGCGCTCCATGCCCTGGCGTCTCCCGGCGGCTTGCTGCCCACCAGCGTGGCGACGTGGCAGCCGCAGCAGCAGCCCGTCGTCTCGCAGCAACCGCAGCAGCAGacgcaacagcagcagcagctcaatCTGGCCTCGCTCAGCAATTTGGT CATGTGGGGCGTGGACAAACAGAGCAGCGAGCTGTCTGGCCAGGTGTCCAGTCTGGCTGCCAATCTGAG GCCCGCGGCGCACATACCTCAAGGCGCCATGTTGACGGTCAACACCAGCAGCGGCGTCAGCATCAAGTCGGAGCCGGTGTCGCCGGGCCGGGACCGCAGCACCCCTTGCCCTCCGCcggccccgccgccgccgccgccgtcctccgGGGCCACCCTGACGGCGCCGCCGCAGTACCCGGGATCGCTTCTGTGCCTGGAGCCGCCCACGGGACGCTCGCCCGCCGACAGCGTCAGCAGCAACGCCAGCTCCTTCGAAGGCAGCGACCGCGAGGACACGGGCGGCAGCGGCGGGCCCAACGGCGCCAACGCGGCCGCGGGGAGCGGCGGGCCGGGCCGCGCTGACTTCAGCCCCTCGCCGGAGCAGGAAGGCGGCACCATCAAGAGAATGAGA
- the LOC133499476 gene encoding myocyte-specific enhancer factor 2D homolog isoform X2: MGRKKIQIQRITDERNKQVTFTKRKFGLMKKAYELSVLCDCEIALIIFNHANKLFQYASTDMDKVLLKYTEYNEPHESRTNADIIETLRKKGFNGCDSPEPDGEDSIDQSPLNDDKFRKTTEDLDVLFKRYGQSTAPPQTFSMPVTVQATNPSPLQFSNPGNALVTTSYVTAASLADTHLLSPQQLAPPRNTVSPGLPQRPASAGALLGGDLNNSNGGCPSPVPNGYASARASPGLLTVSNGNNLGKVAPAKSPPPPPASPQMVSSRKPDLRVITSQGGKSLMQMNAQRLAVGAQVAQTLTTPVVSVATPSLLAQGLPFSAMPTAYNTEYQLTSADITALHALASPGGLLPTSVATWQPQQQPVVSQQPQQQTQQQQQLNLASLSNLVMWGVDKQSSELSGQVSSLAANLSLASPSNLLLGRDEWLGRPAAHIPQGAMLTVNTSSGVSIKSEPVSPGRDRSTPCPPPAPPPPPPSSGATLTAPPQYPGSLLCLEPPTGRSPADSVSSNASSFEGSDREDTGGSGGPNGANAAAGSGGPGRADFSPSPEQEGGTIKRMRLDAWVT, from the exons ATGGGTAGGAAAAAGATTCAGATTCAGCGGATCACAGACGAAAGAAACAAGCAG GTGACCTTCACCAAGCGCAAGTTCGGCCTGATGAAGAAGGCGTACGAACTGAGCGTGCTGTGCGACTGCGAGATCGCCCTGATCATCTTCAACCACGCCAACAAGCTCTTCCAGTACGCCAGCACCGACATGGACAAGGTGCTTCTCAAATACACGGAGTACAACGAGCCCCACGAGAGCCGCACCAATGCCGACATCATTGAG ACTTTGCGAAAGAAAGGCTTCAACGGTTGCGACAGTCCGGAGCCCGACGGCGAAGACTCCATCGATCAGAGCCCCCTGAATGACGACAAGTTCCGGAAGACCACCGAGGACCTGGACGTTCTCTTCAAGCGCTACGGA CAGTCGACGGCGCCACCGCAGACCTTCTCCATGCCCGTCACCGTGCAGGCGACCAATCCCAGCCCGCTGCAGTTCAGCAACCCTGGCAATGCGCTGGTAACTACCTCCTATGTGACGGCGGCCTCGCTCGCCGACACCCACCTCCTGTCGCCACAGCAACTGGCTCCTCCGAGGAACACCGTGTCTCCCGGGTTGCCACAGCGACCGGCGAGTGCAG GCGCTCTTCTGGGAGGCGACCTGAATAATTCAAACGGAGGATGTCCGAGTCCAGTCC CTAACGGCTACGCCAGCGCCAGGGCCTCGCCGGGCCTCCTCACCGTCTCCAACGGCAACAACCTGGGCAAAGTGGCCCCGGCCaagtcgccgccgccgccccccgcCAGCCCCCAGATGGTTAGCAGCCGCAAGCCGGACCTCCGGGTCATCACCTCTCAGGGCGGGAAGAGCCTCATGCAGATG AACGCCCAGCGGCTGGCAGTCGGTGCCCAGGTGGCTCAGACTCTCACCACACCCGTGGTGTCTGTGGCCACGCCCAGTCTTCTGGCGCAGGGGCTGCCCTTCTCCGCCATGCCGACGGCGTACAACACAG AGTACCAGCTGACGAGCGCAGACATCACCGCGCTCCATGCCCTGGCGTCTCCCGGCGGCTTGCTGCCCACCAGCGTGGCGACGTGGCAGCCGCAGCAGCAGCCCGTCGTCTCGCAGCAACCGCAGCAGCAGacgcaacagcagcagcagctcaatCTGGCCTCGCTCAGCAATTTGGT CATGTGGGGCGTGGACAAACAGAGCAGCGAGCTGTCTGGCCAGGTGTCCAGTCTGGCTGCCAATCTGAG TCTGGCTTCTCCGTCCAACCTGCTCTTGGGTAGAGATGAGTGGTTGGGCCG GCCCGCGGCGCACATACCTCAAGGCGCCATGTTGACGGTCAACACCAGCAGCGGCGTCAGCATCAAGTCGGAGCCGGTGTCGCCGGGCCGGGACCGCAGCACCCCTTGCCCTCCGCcggccccgccgccgccgccgccgtcctccgGGGCCACCCTGACGGCGCCGCCGCAGTACCCGGGATCGCTTCTGTGCCTGGAGCCGCCCACGGGACGCTCGCCCGCCGACAGCGTCAGCAGCAACGCCAGCTCCTTCGAAGGCAGCGACCGCGAGGACACGGGCGGCAGCGGCGGGCCCAACGGCGCCAACGCGGCCGCGGGGAGCGGCGGGCCGGGCCGCGCTGACTTCAGCCCCTCGCCGGAGCAGGAAGGCGGCACCATCAAGAGAATGAGA
- the LOC133499476 gene encoding myocyte-specific enhancer factor 2D homolog isoform X1, whose translation MGRKKIQIQRITDERNKQVTFTKRKFGLMKKAYELSVLCDCEIALIIFNHANKLFQYASTDMDKVLLKYTEYNEPHESRTNADIIETLRKKGFNGCDSPEPDGEDSIDQSPLNDDKFRKTTEDLDVLFKRYGQSTAPPQTFSMPVTVQATNPSPLQFSNPGNALVTTSYVTAASLADTHLLSPQQLAPPRNTVSPGLPQRPASAGALLGGDLNNSNGGCPSPVPNGYASARASPGLLTVSNGNNLGKVAPAKSPPPPPASPQMVSSRKPDLRVITSQGGKSLMQMTEDELELVNENAQRLAVGAQVAQTLTTPVVSVATPSLLAQGLPFSAMPTAYNTEYQLTSADITALHALASPGGLLPTSVATWQPQQQPVVSQQPQQQTQQQQQLNLASLSNLVMWGVDKQSSELSGQVSSLAANLSLASPSNLLLGRDEWLGRPAAHIPQGAMLTVNTSSGVSIKSEPVSPGRDRSTPCPPPAPPPPPPSSGATLTAPPQYPGSLLCLEPPTGRSPADSVSSNASSFEGSDREDTGGSGGPNGANAAAGSGGPGRADFSPSPEQEGGTIKRMRLDAWVT comes from the exons ATGGGTAGGAAAAAGATTCAGATTCAGCGGATCACAGACGAAAGAAACAAGCAG GTGACCTTCACCAAGCGCAAGTTCGGCCTGATGAAGAAGGCGTACGAACTGAGCGTGCTGTGCGACTGCGAGATCGCCCTGATCATCTTCAACCACGCCAACAAGCTCTTCCAGTACGCCAGCACCGACATGGACAAGGTGCTTCTCAAATACACGGAGTACAACGAGCCCCACGAGAGCCGCACCAATGCCGACATCATTGAG ACTTTGCGAAAGAAAGGCTTCAACGGTTGCGACAGTCCGGAGCCCGACGGCGAAGACTCCATCGATCAGAGCCCCCTGAATGACGACAAGTTCCGGAAGACCACCGAGGACCTGGACGTTCTCTTCAAGCGCTACGGA CAGTCGACGGCGCCACCGCAGACCTTCTCCATGCCCGTCACCGTGCAGGCGACCAATCCCAGCCCGCTGCAGTTCAGCAACCCTGGCAATGCGCTGGTAACTACCTCCTATGTGACGGCGGCCTCGCTCGCCGACACCCACCTCCTGTCGCCACAGCAACTGGCTCCTCCGAGGAACACCGTGTCTCCCGGGTTGCCACAGCGACCGGCGAGTGCAG GCGCTCTTCTGGGAGGCGACCTGAATAATTCAAACGGAGGATGTCCGAGTCCAGTCC CTAACGGCTACGCCAGCGCCAGGGCCTCGCCGGGCCTCCTCACCGTCTCCAACGGCAACAACCTGGGCAAAGTGGCCCCGGCCaagtcgccgccgccgccccccgcCAGCCCCCAGATGGTTAGCAGCCGCAAGCCGGACCTCCGGGTCATCACCTCTCAGGGCGGGAAGAGCCTCATGCAGATG ACAGAGGATGAGCTGGAGTTGGTAAACGAG AACGCCCAGCGGCTGGCAGTCGGTGCCCAGGTGGCTCAGACTCTCACCACACCCGTGGTGTCTGTGGCCACGCCCAGTCTTCTGGCGCAGGGGCTGCCCTTCTCCGCCATGCCGACGGCGTACAACACAG AGTACCAGCTGACGAGCGCAGACATCACCGCGCTCCATGCCCTGGCGTCTCCCGGCGGCTTGCTGCCCACCAGCGTGGCGACGTGGCAGCCGCAGCAGCAGCCCGTCGTCTCGCAGCAACCGCAGCAGCAGacgcaacagcagcagcagctcaatCTGGCCTCGCTCAGCAATTTGGT CATGTGGGGCGTGGACAAACAGAGCAGCGAGCTGTCTGGCCAGGTGTCCAGTCTGGCTGCCAATCTGAG TCTGGCTTCTCCGTCCAACCTGCTCTTGGGTAGAGATGAGTGGTTGGGCCG GCCCGCGGCGCACATACCTCAAGGCGCCATGTTGACGGTCAACACCAGCAGCGGCGTCAGCATCAAGTCGGAGCCGGTGTCGCCGGGCCGGGACCGCAGCACCCCTTGCCCTCCGCcggccccgccgccgccgccgccgtcctccgGGGCCACCCTGACGGCGCCGCCGCAGTACCCGGGATCGCTTCTGTGCCTGGAGCCGCCCACGGGACGCTCGCCCGCCGACAGCGTCAGCAGCAACGCCAGCTCCTTCGAAGGCAGCGACCGCGAGGACACGGGCGGCAGCGGCGGGCCCAACGGCGCCAACGCGGCCGCGGGGAGCGGCGGGCCGGGCCGCGCTGACTTCAGCCCCTCGCCGGAGCAGGAAGGCGGCACCATCAAGAGAATGAGA